Proteins from one Drosophila gunungcola strain Sukarami chromosome 3R, Dgunungcola_SK_2, whole genome shotgun sequence genomic window:
- the LOC128252189 gene encoding LOW QUALITY PROTEIN: metallothionein-3 (The sequence of the model RefSeq protein was modified relative to this genomic sequence to represent the inferred CDS: substituted 1 base at 1 genomic stop codon), whose product MACKNCGANCKCTDTKXGDNCACNQDCKCVCKQGPKDQCCKSK is encoded by the exons atGGCTTGCAAAAATTGCGGAGCTA acTGCAAGTGCACGGACACCAAGTGAGGCGACAATTGCGCCTGCAACCAGGACTGCAAGTGCGTGTGCAAGCAAGGACCCAAGGATCAGTGCTGCAAGTCTAAGTAG